In Chromobacterium rhizoryzae, one genomic interval encodes:
- a CDS encoding TerB family tellurite resistance protein — MSLPDSSFPWFSALGAGGLNGALVEYWIDAWQRSVLYCDILRQRGDTYLEHAASGHPPVLVFDYDIIVDGRELEQPVNYALSAIRPPDGCPKPDPAKRPFVVIDPRAGHGPGIGGFKMDSEIGIALRQGHPCYFVMFFPVPEPKQTIECVWRAEKIFLQKVNQLHPHSSGKPFVIGNCQGGWALAMLAATAPELVGPILLAGSPLSYWAGVAGKNPMRYSGGLYGGTWMASLAGDLGHGQFDGAHLVSNFEQLDPANTYWKKPYTLYAKVDSERERFLEFERWWGGHYLLNKAEMEWIVQNLFVGNRLSHGEVTLEQGRQAVDLRNIRSPIVVFASWGDNITPPQQALFWIADLYHSVEDIRVNEQTIVYCLHEQVGHLGIFVSAGVANKEHSELASALDLIDVLPPGLYEAIITDTHPEMAGLEYLQGRYVIRFEPRDIDDILALGDGRQGEAAFEVVRRVGEVNQQLYDTFVSPWLRLYGNEHTARWWREMHPSRLERRWFSSRNPWLAGLRQWAEQVRDERRPAAEDNPFWQWQQSYARLMETALDGWRDGRDAWQELSFRSLFESPWSAALTGLKPQREYGVRKADGSWERSEMLRLKRQELEAHYAEGGPVDGFLRLLIYVAIGNGVVDVRPFNAIRRVMQETALGEDLTLEQFKQAVRRQTWLVRNDEKRALATLEHLLPTEEQRQFSLELAILLLQAAGPISGEKQQRLGRLALAMGLAQRHAAPAAAPAPVKPAPQRAPRQRKPKPAA, encoded by the coding sequence ATGAGCCTGCCTGACTCTTCATTTCCTTGGTTCTCCGCGCTGGGCGCGGGCGGTTTGAACGGCGCCTTGGTGGAATATTGGATCGATGCCTGGCAGCGTTCCGTGCTGTATTGCGATATTTTGCGCCAGCGCGGCGACACCTATCTGGAGCATGCCGCCTCCGGCCACCCGCCGGTGCTGGTGTTCGACTACGACATCATCGTCGACGGCCGCGAACTGGAACAGCCGGTCAATTACGCCTTGTCGGCCATCCGTCCGCCGGACGGCTGCCCGAAACCGGACCCGGCCAAACGGCCTTTCGTGGTGATAGACCCGCGCGCCGGCCACGGGCCCGGCATAGGCGGTTTCAAGATGGACAGCGAGATCGGCATCGCGTTGCGCCAAGGCCATCCTTGTTATTTCGTGATGTTCTTCCCGGTGCCGGAGCCCAAGCAGACGATTGAATGCGTGTGGCGGGCCGAGAAGATCTTTCTGCAAAAGGTCAATCAACTGCATCCGCACAGTTCCGGCAAGCCCTTCGTCATCGGCAATTGCCAGGGCGGCTGGGCCTTGGCGATGCTGGCGGCCACCGCGCCGGAGCTGGTGGGCCCCATCCTGCTGGCCGGTTCGCCCTTGTCCTACTGGGCCGGCGTGGCCGGCAAGAATCCGATGCGTTATTCCGGCGGCCTCTACGGCGGCACCTGGATGGCCTCCCTGGCCGGAGACCTGGGCCACGGCCAGTTCGACGGCGCCCACCTGGTCAGCAATTTCGAGCAGCTGGACCCGGCCAACACCTACTGGAAAAAGCCTTACACCCTGTACGCCAAGGTGGACAGCGAGCGCGAACGCTTTCTGGAGTTCGAACGCTGGTGGGGCGGCCACTATCTGCTGAACAAGGCGGAAATGGAGTGGATTGTGCAGAACCTGTTCGTCGGCAACCGGCTGAGCCACGGCGAGGTGACGCTGGAGCAGGGGCGGCAGGCGGTGGATTTGCGCAATATCCGTTCGCCCATCGTGGTGTTCGCCTCCTGGGGCGACAATATCACGCCGCCGCAACAGGCCTTGTTCTGGATCGCGGATCTGTACCACAGCGTGGAGGACATCCGCGTCAATGAGCAGACCATCGTCTATTGCCTGCACGAGCAGGTGGGCCATCTGGGCATTTTCGTGTCCGCCGGCGTGGCCAACAAGGAGCACAGCGAACTGGCCAGCGCGCTGGACCTGATCGACGTGCTGCCGCCCGGCCTGTACGAGGCCATCATCACCGATACCCACCCGGAAATGGCCGGGCTGGAATATCTGCAAGGGCGCTATGTGATCCGCTTCGAGCCGCGCGACATCGACGACATCCTGGCCTTGGGCGACGGCCGCCAGGGCGAGGCCGCCTTCGAAGTGGTGCGTCGGGTGGGCGAGGTCAACCAGCAGTTGTACGACACCTTCGTCTCGCCCTGGCTGCGTTTGTACGGCAATGAGCACACCGCGCGCTGGTGGCGCGAAATGCATCCGTCGCGCCTGGAGCGGCGCTGGTTCTCCAGCCGCAACCCCTGGCTGGCCGGGCTGAGGCAATGGGCGGAGCAAGTGCGCGACGAGCGGCGGCCGGCGGCGGAGGACAATCCCTTCTGGCAATGGCAGCAAAGCTACGCGCGCTTGATGGAGACCGCGCTGGACGGCTGGCGCGACGGCCGCGACGCTTGGCAGGAACTGAGTTTCCGTAGCCTGTTCGAATCGCCGTGGAGCGCGGCGCTGACCGGCTTGAAGCCGCAGCGCGAATACGGAGTGCGCAAGGCGGACGGCAGCTGGGAGCGCAGCGAGATGCTGCGGCTCAAGCGCCAGGAGCTGGAGGCCCATTACGCCGAGGGCGGGCCGGTGGACGGCTTTTTGCGGCTGCTGATCTATGTCGCCATCGGCAACGGCGTGGTGGACGTGAGGCCGTTCAACGCCATCCGCCGGGTGATGCAGGAAACCGCCCTGGGCGAGGATTTGACGCTGGAGCAGTTCAAGCAGGCGGTGCGGCGGCAAACCTGGCTGGTGCGCAACGACGAGAAACGCGCGCTGGCGACGCTGGAGCATTTGCTGCCCACTGAGGAGCAGCGCCAGTTCTCGTTGGAATTGGCCATCCTGTTGTTGCAGGCGGCCGGGCCCATCAGCGGCGAAAAACAACAGCGGCTGGGCCGGCTGGCGCTGGCGATGGGCTTGGCGCAGCGGCACGCCGCTCCCGCCGCGGCCCCGGCGCCCGTCAAGCCCGCGCCCCAGCGCGCGCCGCGGCAACGCAAGCCCAAGCCGGCCGCGTGA
- a CDS encoding Spy/CpxP family protein refolding chaperone: MKPQIPFILASLVAGAALAAPPEPACPPMGNFAGRSWKIDPAKRDAFIAQHQKALHDKLKIQPAQEAAWLAFASATRPGPPPPCENASTAPERMEQRVLMAQRHLLNLQKRLEALKSFYGQLTPEQQKIMDQDSPPLMGGRGQGPMRKLQAGQGNEPHN; encoded by the coding sequence ATGAAACCGCAGATACCCTTTATACTCGCCAGCCTCGTCGCCGGCGCCGCTCTGGCCGCGCCGCCGGAGCCCGCATGCCCGCCGATGGGCAACTTCGCCGGCCGGTCGTGGAAGATAGACCCGGCCAAGCGCGACGCCTTCATCGCCCAGCACCAGAAAGCGCTGCACGACAAGCTCAAGATACAGCCGGCGCAGGAAGCCGCCTGGCTGGCCTTCGCCAGCGCCACCCGCCCCGGCCCGCCGCCGCCTTGCGAAAACGCGTCCACCGCGCCCGAGCGCATGGAGCAGCGCGTGCTGATGGCGCAGCGCCACCTGCTGAACCTGCAAAAACGGCTGGAAGCGCTCAAATCCTTCTACGGCCAGCTCACGCCCGAGCAGCAAAAAATCATGGACCAGGACAGCCCGCCGCTGATGGGCGGCCGAGGCCAGGGGCCGATGCGCAAACTGCAGGCCGGCCAAGGCAACGAGCCCCACAACTAA
- a CDS encoding Spy/CpxP family protein refolding chaperone — translation MTKLFKPMLIATLLAAGVAGSALAAGEAPTQSPMPMMEKGRHMDPAQREAMAARHLQGLHDQLKLQANQEAAWKTFAASMKPGERTMPPKPQAGDTAPQRMERMLDMMKQHQDAMQKRLDALKTFYAQLTPEQQKVMDQWHGQMGRRMSPMAKPQPK, via the coding sequence ATGACCAAGCTGTTCAAGCCCATGCTGATCGCCACGCTGCTGGCCGCCGGCGTTGCCGGTTCCGCGCTGGCCGCCGGCGAGGCCCCGACGCAAAGCCCGATGCCGATGATGGAAAAAGGCCGCCACATGGACCCGGCCCAGCGCGAAGCCATGGCCGCGCGCCACCTGCAAGGGCTGCACGATCAACTGAAGCTGCAGGCGAACCAGGAAGCCGCCTGGAAAACCTTCGCCGCCTCGATGAAGCCGGGCGAACGGACGATGCCGCCCAAGCCCCAGGCCGGCGACACCGCGCCGCAGCGCATGGAGCGCATGCTGGACATGATGAAACAACATCAGGACGCGATGCAGAAGCGCCTGGACGCGCTGAAAACCTTCTACGCCCAACTGACGCCGGAGCAACAGAAGGTGATGGACCAATGGCACGGCCAGATGGGCCGCCGCATGAGTCCGATGGCCAAGCCGCAACCCAAGTAA
- a CDS encoding DMT family transporter has product MNPIYPLFAFLIGVVVPLQAAINNQLKGVLGNSTLLAALVSFSVGSLCLAGLAVATGQKWQDLAQLGRVEWWMLLGGAMGAMFVFGTTLLAPRLGVAAMLSLVIAGQVCVSLMFDRFGWLAMPLREVNAPRLLGAALVVGGVLLVNFGDKWFGRA; this is encoded by the coding sequence ATGAACCCCATTTATCCTTTATTCGCTTTCCTCATCGGCGTCGTGGTGCCGCTGCAGGCCGCCATCAACAACCAGCTCAAGGGCGTGCTGGGCAATAGCACGCTGCTGGCGGCGCTGGTGTCGTTCTCCGTGGGCAGCCTGTGTCTGGCCGGCCTGGCCGTCGCCACCGGTCAGAAATGGCAGGATCTGGCGCAGTTGGGCCGGGTAGAGTGGTGGATGCTGCTGGGCGGCGCGATGGGGGCGATGTTCGTGTTCGGCACCACCTTGCTGGCGCCGCGGCTGGGCGTGGCGGCCATGCTGTCCCTGGTGATTGCCGGCCAGGTGTGCGTATCCCTGATGTTCGACCGTTTCGGTTGGCTGGCGATGCCGCTGCGCGAGGTGAACGCGCCTCGGCTGCTGGGCGCGGCGCTGGTGGTGGGCGGGGTGTTGTTGGTTAACTTCGGCGACAAGTGGTTTGGACGCGCTTGA
- a CDS encoding YkgJ family cysteine cluster protein, translating into MADIERLDTWVKYKNGLCEDCMGSCCSMPVEVRLPDLVRMGVVDEFELEEPIKNIAKRLEKQRLIQHFNFKRELFTLARRANGDCMHLDQKTRLCTIYERRPNTCRNHPKVGPKPGFCAYTHNPQKIAFHRNTAA; encoded by the coding sequence GTGGCCGACATCGAGCGCCTGGACACCTGGGTCAAATACAAGAACGGTTTATGCGAGGACTGCATGGGCAGCTGCTGTTCCATGCCGGTGGAAGTGCGGCTGCCCGATCTGGTGCGCATGGGGGTGGTGGACGAGTTCGAGTTGGAAGAGCCGATCAAGAACATCGCCAAGCGCCTGGAAAAGCAGCGGCTGATCCAGCATTTCAATTTCAAGCGCGAGCTGTTCACGCTGGCGCGGCGCGCCAACGGCGATTGCATGCACCTGGATCAGAAGACCCGTTTGTGCACTATCTACGAGCGGCGGCCCAATACCTGCCGCAACCATCCCAAGGTGGGCCCCAAGCCGGGCTTTTGCGCGTATACCCACAATCCGCAGAAGATCGCCTTCCATCGCAACACCGCGGCGTGA
- a CDS encoding peptidase U32 family protein has protein sequence MSLLSHQIELLSPAKTAEIGREAILHGADAVYIGGPSFGARHNACNSVEDIAGLTAFAHRYHARIFATLNTILHDAELEPARKLIWQLYDAGVDALIIQDMGILELDLPPIQLHASTQCDIRTPEKARFLSDAGFSQVVLARELTIPQIRKAADAVGEDATIEYFIHGALCVAFSGQCYISHADNGRSANRGDCSQACRLPYTLTDKDGGVVAFDKHLLSMKDNNQSANLEALLDAGVRSLKIEGRYKDVSYVKNITAHYRLLLDEIIERRPELARASSGDSEIFFAPDPDKTFHRGGTDYFATGRKIDIGAFDSPKFVGVGLGVVSKVGPDWLEIATGETMSNGDGINFMKKREVVGVQANTVQQVGKTADGELLWRVFPNDVSVLAGLKPGVDISRNRDHAWELALLKKSAERKVGVWMTLSENAEGLELSVTDEDGVSTSACSPLALEPAKDADKALAGLRDNLGKLGNTMFIVHEVTLQLSQPWFAPASAINALRRDAIARLEAARLQAWPRQPRKAALEPPAPYPEKTLSYLANVYNNLAWQFYRKHGVELIDAAYEAHEEEGEVSLMITKHCLRFSFNLCPKQAKGVKGVMGQVRADPMTLKSGNETYTLKFECRPCEMHVMGKMKKHILKAAPPSEVPYTAPLTFFKQRPQS, from the coding sequence ATGAGCCTGTTGTCGCACCAGATCGAGTTGCTATCGCCCGCCAAGACCGCCGAAATCGGCCGCGAGGCCATCTTGCACGGCGCCGACGCGGTGTACATCGGCGGGCCCAGCTTCGGCGCGCGCCACAACGCCTGTAATAGCGTGGAGGACATCGCCGGCCTGACCGCGTTTGCCCACCGCTACCACGCGCGCATCTTCGCCACGCTCAACACCATCTTGCACGACGCCGAGCTGGAGCCGGCGCGCAAGCTGATCTGGCAGTTGTACGACGCCGGCGTGGACGCGCTGATCATCCAGGATATGGGCATCCTGGAACTGGATCTGCCGCCTATCCAGCTGCACGCGTCCACCCAATGCGACATCCGCACGCCGGAAAAAGCGCGTTTCCTGTCCGACGCCGGCTTCTCCCAGGTGGTGCTGGCCCGCGAGCTGACCATTCCGCAAATCCGCAAGGCGGCGGATGCGGTGGGCGAAGACGCCACCATCGAATACTTCATCCACGGCGCGCTGTGCGTGGCCTTCTCCGGCCAGTGCTATATCAGCCACGCCGACAACGGCCGCAGCGCCAACCGCGGCGACTGTTCGCAAGCCTGTAGGCTGCCGTACACGCTGACCGACAAGGACGGCGGCGTGGTGGCTTTCGACAAGCATTTGCTGTCGATGAAGGACAACAACCAGAGCGCCAATCTGGAGGCCTTGCTGGACGCCGGCGTGCGTTCCTTGAAGATCGAGGGCCGCTACAAGGACGTGTCCTATGTGAAGAACATCACCGCCCATTACCGGCTGCTGCTGGACGAGATCATCGAGCGGCGGCCGGAGCTGGCGCGCGCCTCCAGCGGCGACAGCGAGATCTTCTTTGCGCCGGACCCGGACAAGACCTTCCACCGCGGCGGCACCGACTACTTCGCCACCGGCCGCAAGATCGACATCGGCGCCTTCGATTCGCCCAAATTCGTCGGCGTCGGCCTGGGCGTGGTCAGCAAGGTGGGCCCGGACTGGCTGGAGATCGCCACCGGCGAAACCATGAGCAACGGCGACGGCATCAACTTCATGAAGAAGCGCGAAGTGGTGGGCGTGCAGGCCAACACCGTGCAGCAAGTGGGCAAGACCGCGGACGGCGAGCTGTTGTGGCGGGTGTTTCCCAACGACGTTTCGGTGCTGGCCGGCCTCAAGCCGGGCGTGGACATCAGCCGCAACCGCGACCACGCCTGGGAACTGGCGCTGCTGAAGAAGTCCGCCGAACGCAAGGTGGGCGTGTGGATGACGCTGAGCGAAAACGCCGAGGGCCTGGAACTGAGCGTTACCGACGAGGACGGCGTCAGCACCTCCGCCTGTAGCCCGCTGGCGCTGGAGCCGGCCAAGGACGCCGACAAGGCGCTGGCCGGCCTGCGTGACAATCTGGGCAAGCTGGGCAACACCATGTTCATCGTCCACGAGGTGACGCTGCAGCTGTCCCAGCCGTGGTTCGCGCCGGCCTCGGCGATCAACGCGCTGCGCCGCGACGCCATCGCCCGGCTGGAGGCCGCGCGCTTGCAGGCCTGGCCGCGCCAGCCGCGCAAGGCGGCGCTGGAGCCGCCGGCGCCGTATCCGGAAAAGACGCTGAGCTATCTGGCCAATGTCTACAACAACCTGGCCTGGCAGTTCTACCGCAAGCACGGGGTGGAGCTCATCGACGCCGCCTACGAAGCGCACGAGGAAGAGGGCGAGGTCAGCCTGATGATCACCAAGCACTGCCTGCGCTTCTCCTTCAATCTGTGTCCGAAGCAGGCCAAGGGCGTGAAGGGCGTGATGGGCCAGGTGCGCGCCGATCCGATGACGCTGAAGTCCGGCAACGAGACCTATACGCTGAAGTTCGAATGCCGGCCCTGCGAGATGCATGTGATGGGCAAGATGAAAAAGCACATCCTGAAGGCGGCGCCGCCGAGCGAGGTGCCCTACACCGCGCCCCTGACCTTCTTCAAGCAGCGACCACAGTCTTGA
- a CDS encoding methyl-accepting chemotaxis protein, with protein MFNRLTIAQRLSALVAALLAITILISLFGQHAQKGILDDFATTYNDRVVCLKQLKTVADSYAVGIVDGAHKLHAGAIDAAGFLGGIDAAQAALKKQWGDYRATYLTAEEKTLADQAEAAMRQADASVARLKSLAQSGDRAAMQLFLDKEMYPAIDPIANRIAALIDLQLRVAAEEFAKAQERAAASRAVAIALLICGVALGAVLSLIIIRSLMAELGGEPRDVVALTERIANGDLSQRLQVKAGDQHSVIASMARMQSGLIRMVRAMQQIISQLSANATELAAAAEQVAASAEEQTRAASSMSASVEQLSVSICSVDDNTTDVATESVSTGELATRGESIIDQTLHTIESVADMARASQDQADLMSSRSQQIANVIQVIRDVADQTNLLALNAAIEAARAGEQGRGFAVVADEVRKLSERTAQSTSEIGASIREMLDSSAHVVQNIHHTVDHMEVGLQQASDARAAITGINDKVARVKQSLSAISVSLHEQQAAGTGIAANVEKVAQMSEETSAAASQTADSASQMEQMSHELQSSINYFTLPQAGQSQGGETPLQTGHSLAAAG; from the coding sequence ATGTTCAACCGCCTGACCATCGCCCAGCGCCTAAGCGCGCTCGTCGCGGCCCTGCTGGCCATCACCATCCTGATCAGCCTGTTTGGCCAACATGCGCAAAAAGGCATACTCGACGACTTCGCCACCACCTACAACGACCGGGTGGTCTGCCTGAAGCAGCTGAAAACCGTGGCCGACAGCTACGCGGTGGGCATTGTGGACGGCGCGCACAAGCTGCATGCCGGCGCCATCGACGCCGCCGGTTTTCTAGGCGGCATCGACGCCGCGCAGGCGGCGCTGAAAAAACAATGGGGCGATTACCGCGCCACCTATCTGACCGCCGAGGAAAAAACCCTGGCCGACCAGGCCGAGGCGGCGATGCGTCAGGCCGACGCCAGCGTGGCGCGGCTCAAAAGCCTGGCCCAGTCCGGGGACCGCGCCGCGATGCAACTCTTCCTGGACAAGGAAATGTACCCGGCCATCGATCCCATCGCCAACCGCATCGCCGCGCTGATCGACTTGCAGCTGCGGGTGGCGGCGGAAGAGTTCGCCAAGGCGCAGGAACGCGCCGCCGCCAGCCGCGCCGTCGCCATCGCGCTCTTGATCTGCGGCGTGGCGCTGGGCGCCGTGCTGTCGCTGATCATCATCCGCTCGCTGATGGCCGAGCTGGGCGGCGAGCCGCGCGACGTGGTGGCGCTGACCGAACGCATCGCCAACGGCGACCTCAGCCAAAGACTGCAGGTCAAGGCGGGCGATCAGCACAGCGTGATCGCCTCCATGGCGCGGATGCAGAGCGGCTTGATCCGCATGGTGCGCGCCATGCAGCAGATCATCAGCCAGCTGAGCGCCAACGCCACCGAGCTGGCGGCGGCGGCGGAGCAGGTGGCCGCCAGCGCGGAGGAACAGACTCGCGCCGCCTCGTCGATGTCGGCGTCGGTGGAACAGTTGTCGGTCAGCATCTGCTCGGTGGACGACAACACCACGGACGTGGCCACCGAATCCGTCTCCACCGGCGAACTGGCCACCCGCGGCGAATCCATCATCGACCAGACCCTGCACACCATAGAATCGGTGGCCGACATGGCGCGCGCCTCGCAAGACCAGGCCGACCTGATGAGCAGCCGCTCGCAGCAGATCGCCAACGTGATCCAGGTGATACGCGACGTGGCGGACCAGACCAATCTGCTGGCGCTGAACGCCGCCATTGAGGCCGCGCGCGCCGGCGAACAGGGCCGCGGCTTCGCCGTGGTGGCCGACGAAGTGCGCAAACTGTCCGAGCGCACCGCCCAATCCACCTCCGAAATCGGCGCCAGCATCCGCGAAATGCTGGATAGCAGCGCCCACGTGGTGCAGAACATCCACCACACCGTGGACCATATGGAAGTGGGGCTGCAACAGGCCAGCGACGCGCGCGCCGCCATCACCGGCATCAACGACAAGGTGGCCAGGGTCAAGCAATCGCTGAGCGCGATCTCGGTGTCCCTGCACGAACAGCAGGCCGCCGGCACCGGCATCGCCGCCAATGTGGAGAAAGTGGCGCAGATGTCCGAGGAAACCAGCGCCGCCGCCAGCCAGACCGCGGACTCCGCCAGCCAGATGGAACAGATGTCGCACGAGCTGCAATCCAGCATCAACTACTTCACCCTGCCTCAGGCCGGTCAAAGCCAGGGCGGCGAAACGCCGCTGCAGACCGGCCATTCGCTGGCGGCCGCCGGCTGA
- a CDS encoding OprD family outer membrane porin — protein sequence MPKPTKLALLLLTALPCVVMAAEDSIPTNDTSPTQGAPSTFEPVDVYDLITKSETTVSAIYYGRNRQADWPAPPNGKNRDDITVNALNLGLNFRSGYAWNKLGFDAAAHAAIRLDSGKGWSEVLNHDVNDSSQPGGVDKSAAVLSQAALKFRQHEDGQGFSARAGYTPIGIGTLGTSGGLQSHAYRGVEMKYKFGDFEVGYGWADQFRNEWDTRFRDMSNSWEQGRSNGSAAKRVDYVNSLGFRYAPKNGFVDVGVGEGKDYRRNAQIAGSYSWQLNGDDKLTATGYYFTGKYQTQLSGIQNPKNEYHASGSVSYATNGWTLMGGLGYTKAPDSGELNFRMTPWGNSDNRNFIQTWGQLDDFVWDGTTVYKLGVNYDLAKVGVPGLTVGLSGNYATGMKNPGKADTKAHEVDFSIGYSVQSGMFKGASIGVYPAWLRTDGFYGKSDRNDVKVIASYSKTF from the coding sequence ATGCCTAAGCCGACCAAGCTTGCCCTACTGCTGTTGACCGCCTTGCCCTGTGTCGTCATGGCGGCGGAAGACTCGATTCCGACCAACGACACCTCGCCCACCCAGGGCGCGCCGTCCACCTTCGAACCGGTGGACGTCTACGACTTGATCACCAAGTCCGAAACCACCGTCAGCGCCATCTATTACGGCCGCAACCGCCAGGCGGACTGGCCGGCCCCGCCCAATGGCAAGAACCGCGACGACATCACCGTCAACGCGCTCAACCTGGGCCTGAACTTCCGTTCCGGCTACGCCTGGAACAAGCTGGGCTTCGACGCCGCCGCCCACGCCGCCATCCGCCTGGACAGCGGCAAAGGCTGGTCGGAAGTGCTGAATCACGACGTCAACGACAGCTCCCAGCCCGGCGGCGTGGACAAGAGCGCCGCGGTCTTGAGCCAGGCGGCGCTGAAATTCCGCCAGCACGAGGACGGCCAGGGCTTCTCCGCCCGCGCCGGCTACACCCCGATAGGCATCGGCACCCTGGGCACCTCCGGCGGCCTGCAATCCCACGCCTACCGCGGCGTGGAAATGAAATACAAGTTCGGCGACTTCGAAGTGGGCTACGGCTGGGCCGACCAGTTCCGCAACGAATGGGACACCCGCTTCCGCGACATGAGCAACTCCTGGGAACAGGGCCGCAGCAACGGCAGCGCCGCCAAGCGCGTCGACTACGTCAACAGCCTGGGCTTCCGCTACGCGCCCAAGAACGGCTTCGTCGACGTCGGCGTAGGCGAAGGCAAGGACTACCGCCGCAACGCCCAGATCGCCGGCTCCTACTCCTGGCAGCTCAACGGCGACGACAAGCTGACCGCCACCGGCTACTACTTCACCGGCAAGTACCAGACCCAGCTCTCCGGCATCCAGAACCCCAAGAACGAATACCACGCCAGCGGCAGCGTCAGCTACGCCACCAACGGCTGGACGCTGATGGGCGGCCTGGGCTACACCAAGGCCCCGGACTCCGGCGAACTGAACTTCCGCATGACGCCGTGGGGCAATAGCGACAACCGCAACTTCATCCAGACCTGGGGCCAGCTGGACGACTTCGTCTGGGACGGCACCACCGTCTACAAGCTGGGCGTCAACTACGACCTGGCCAAGGTGGGCGTGCCTGGCCTGACCGTGGGCCTGTCCGGCAACTACGCCACCGGAATGAAAAACCCGGGCAAGGCGGATACCAAGGCGCACGAGGTGGACTTCAGCATCGGCTACAGCGTGCAAAGCGGCATGTTCAAGGGCGCCAGCATCGGCGTCTACCCGGCCTGGCTGCGCACCGACGGCTTCTACGGCAAATCCGACCGCAACGACGTCAAGGTGATCGCTTCCTACAGCAAGACCTTCTGA
- a CDS encoding ABC transporter substrate-binding protein, with the protein MKLNAFARAALLIAGCAVALPALAADKPVLEVWTMSLSPKFDGYFKDLVGKYNAQNPNVEIKWTDYPWDVIQSKFTAAVGAGKPPALVNLNVPWAYDYKQSGLLQPLDGVINKGQYVDGAIKDVTFDGKVYAFPHYNGANVIAYNAELFKKAGLNPAKPPKSLDEQLAYAKTIKAKTGVAGFAPALGPTKIEGFLIQNGLPLLKDGKPVFNSPAHVAMLKKLGDAYKSGALLKDNLFAQDNFQVSIAAYNSGRMAMLVTTPASLTRVRDEAPKLYQSTQVAPAPIGPTGIAAGGWMFNFGVARNVNKALLPEIGKFGNYLTNADNQLAFAKLAGTLPTARKAAQDPYFQKVANDAGAAEKAVGVAAASLDKTRTIYLAGVKDPDVLSARLAAAVEKAVTGRQDPKAALDEAAAFWSGKL; encoded by the coding sequence ATGAAACTCAACGCCTTCGCTCGCGCCGCCCTGCTCATCGCCGGCTGCGCCGTCGCCCTGCCCGCGCTGGCCGCCGACAAACCGGTGCTGGAAGTGTGGACCATGAGCCTGTCGCCCAAATTCGACGGCTACTTCAAGGACCTGGTCGGCAAATACAACGCCCAGAACCCCAATGTCGAAATCAAATGGACCGACTACCCCTGGGACGTGATCCAGTCCAAGTTCACCGCCGCCGTCGGCGCCGGCAAACCGCCGGCCCTGGTCAACCTGAACGTGCCCTGGGCTTACGACTACAAGCAAAGCGGCCTGCTGCAGCCGCTGGACGGCGTAATCAACAAGGGCCAGTACGTGGACGGCGCGATCAAGGACGTGACCTTCGACGGCAAGGTCTACGCCTTCCCGCACTACAACGGCGCCAACGTCATCGCCTATAACGCCGAACTGTTCAAGAAAGCCGGCCTCAACCCGGCCAAGCCGCCCAAATCGCTGGACGAGCAGCTGGCTTACGCCAAAACCATCAAGGCCAAGACCGGCGTCGCCGGCTTCGCGCCGGCGCTGGGCCCCACCAAGATCGAAGGCTTTCTGATCCAGAACGGCCTGCCCTTGCTCAAGGACGGCAAACCGGTGTTCAACAGCCCGGCCCACGTGGCCATGCTGAAAAAACTGGGCGACGCCTACAAGTCCGGCGCGCTGCTGAAGGACAATCTGTTCGCCCAGGACAACTTCCAGGTGTCCATCGCCGCCTACAACAGCGGCCGCATGGCCATGCTGGTCACCACCCCGGCCTCGCTGACCCGGGTGCGCGACGAAGCGCCCAAGCTCTACCAGTCCACCCAGGTGGCTCCGGCGCCCATAGGCCCCACCGGCATCGCCGCCGGCGGCTGGATGTTCAACTTCGGCGTGGCGCGCAACGTCAACAAGGCGCTGCTGCCGGAAATAGGCAAGTTCGGCAACTACCTGACCAACGCCGACAACCAGCTCGCCTTCGCCAAACTGGCCGGCACCCTGCCCACCGCGCGCAAGGCGGCGCAGGACCCCTACTTCCAGAAAGTGGCCAATGACGCCGGCGCGGCGGAAAAAGCCGTAGGCGTGGCCGCCGCCAGTCTGGACAAGACCCGCACCATCTACCTGGCCGGCGTCAAGGATCCGGACGTGCTGTCCGCCCGCCTGGCCGCCGCGGTGGAAAAAGCCGTCACCGGCCGCCAGGACCCCAAGGCCGCGCTGGACGAGGCGGCGGCGTTCTGGAGCGGCAAGCTCTGA